A genome region from Hevea brasiliensis isolate MT/VB/25A 57/8 chromosome 7, ASM3005281v1, whole genome shotgun sequence includes the following:
- the LOC110640691 gene encoding uncharacterized protein LOC110640691 has protein sequence MVILCWIWMDTKPRNKWCYCFDHRRRQRQCRQQRQTYADLAKEKKRRSFSNMASSWCSEISPIISIFVSFLLVFSLICPVYSSETGNSHATNQTLRPEEELQKLKMIREHLKKINKPAVKTIQSPDGDLIDCVLSHQQPAFDHPKLKGQKPLEPPERPKGHNPTGMVTENFQLWSMSGELCPEGTVPIRRTKEQDMLRASSFRRYGRKPRRHVRRDTNSNGHEHAVGYVSGDQYYGAKASINVWAPRVANQYEFSLSQMWVISGSFGNDLNTIEAGWQVSPELYGDNYPRFFTYWTTDSYQATGCYNLLCSGFVQTNNRIAIGAAISPTSSYKGGQFDISLLIWKDPKHGNWWLQFGNGVLVGYWPSFLFTHLRDHASMVQFGGEIVNSRPSGFHTSTQMGSGHFAGEGFGKASYFRNLQVVDWDNNLIPLSNLKVLADHSNCYDIQGGINRVWGNYFYYGGPGRNVRCP, from the exons ATGGTGATTCTGTGCTGGATTTGGATGGATACAAAACCTAGGAATAAATGGTGTTACTGTTTTGATCACAGAAGAAGACAACGCCAATGTAGACAACAACGACAAACATATGCAGATTTGGCAAAAGAGAAAAAACGAAGAAGTTTCTCAAACATGGCTTCTAGTTGGTGTAGTGAGATCTCACCAATCATTTCCATTTTTGTCAGCTTTCTTCTTGTTTTTTCTTTAATTTGTCCTGTTTATTCGTCGGAGACCGGTAATAGCCATGCAACCAACCAAACTCTCCGGCCAGAGGAAGAGTTACAGAAGTTGAAGATGATAAGAGAACATCTCAAGAAGATTAACAAGCCTGCGGTGAAGACAATTCAG AGTCCTGACGGGGATCTTATAGACTGTGTTTTGTCTCATCAACAGCCAGCTTTTGATCATCCAAAACTGAAAGGACAGAAACCATTG GAGCCACCTGAGAGACCAAAAGGGCATAATCCAACAGGGATGGTTACTGAGAATTTTCAGCTATGGAGTATGTCTGGTGAGTTGTGTCCAGAAGGGACTGTTCCAATAAGAAGAACAAAGGAACAAGATATGCTAAGAGCTAGCTCCTTCAGAAGATACGGAAGGAAACCAAGAAGGCATGTTAGAAGAGACACTAACAGCAATGGCCATGAG CATGCAGTTGGGTATGTGAGTGGAGATCAATATTATGGTGCAAAAGCAAGTATAAATGTGTGGGCACCCAGGGTTGCTAATCAATATGAATTCAGCTTATCACAAATGTGGGTCATTTCTGGTTCTTTTGGGAATGATCTTAACACCATTGAAGCTGGTTGGCAG GTTAGCCCAGAACTATATGGGGACAACTATCCCAGGTTCTTTACATATTGGACT ACTGATTCATATCAGGCAACAGGATGCTACAATTTACTATGCTCAGGCTTTGTCCAAACCAACAATAGAATTGCAATTGGGGCTGCCATCTCTCCAACATCCTCTTATAAAGGTGGACAATTTGATATCAGCTTATTAATTTGGAAG gatccAAAGCATGGAAATTGGTGGCTTCAATTTGGAAATGGGGTTCTAGTTGGGTATTGGCCATCATTTTTGTTCACTCACCTGAGGGATCATGCAAGTATGGTACAATTTGGTGGAGAAATTGTGAATTCCAGGCCATCAGGGTTCCACACTTCTACCCAAATGGGAAGTGGCCATTTTGCAGGAGAGGGTTTTGGAAAAGCCTCGTATTTCAGAAATTTGCAAGTTGTTGATTGGGACAATAATTTAATTCCCTTATCAAATCTGAAGGTTTTGGCTGATCATTCAAATTGCTATGACATTCAAGGAGGGATTAATAGAGTTTGGGGTAATTATTTTTACTATGGAGGGCCTGGAAGAAATGTGAGATGTCCCTAA